The Bacteroides ovatus genomic interval ATAGTGTCATTTTATAAATTCTTTTAACAGGAACTACTCATCTTTAGAAATAAAATTATTAACTTTGCATAGATATATATTATTTATCTTATTATAAAATTGTAAATATATGGGCAACTCTATACATCCAGTAGTGATAGACTTATTTTCAGGATGTGGTGGTCTTTCTTTAGGACTGCATAAGGCAGGATGGAGAGGACTCTTTGCTGTTGAAAAATGTACTGACGCATTTGAAACTTTGAAATATAACCTCATAGATAATAAAACCGATCCACATTTTCAATGGCCTAAATGGTTGCCCATAAAAAACTGGGAAATTGACACTTTATTGGAGAACTATTCATTTCAACTTTCAAATCTTCGAAATAAGATAGATTTGGTTGCTGGGGGGCCACCATGTCAAGGATTTTCAATGGCAGGAAGACGTAAAGAAGACGATGTTAGGAATCATTTAGTACACTCTTATATAAAGTTCATAGAGTTGGTTCATCCCAAAATGTTATTTTTTGAAAATGTCAAAGGATTTACCCAAGAGTTTAAGAAGAATAAAGAGAAAGGAATTGCTTATTCTCACTTAGTAGTAGAGGAATTGGAAAAGTTGGGGTATCGAACAGCTTCACAATTAGTAAATTTTGGCGATTATGGTGTACCACAAAAGCGAACTCGTTTTATTTTAGTAGGTTTATCTGAAAGTTTCTTTGGAGCTAGTGCTAAATGTAAAGCAGAACTATTTTTCACTCAATTACAAAATGCCCGTTTTGATTTCCTTAAAGCAAAAGGGTTAAGAACAGGAACTACACTTAGTGAAGCTATATCTGATTTATTAATGAGTAAAGGTATAGTAATAGACAACGAATATACACACTTTCGTTTTGGAAAATACAATTCTATACCACTTACTGCATACCAAAAGTTCATGCGAAGTAATGTGAATATAAAAGGACCTCACCCTGACAGTCATCGCTTCGCTAACCACAACAATAACATCATACAACGATTTCAATTATTGTTAGACTTGACGAAAAAACGTCGTTGTTCTAATATTGACAATGAAATTAAACGGCATTTTCATATTAATAAACACACCATCATACCACTTGATGGAAATCAAAAGGCTCCAACAATAACTACTTTGCCAGATGATTATATCCACTATTGCGAACCACGTATTTTGACAGTACGTGAATATGCACGTATTCAATCATTTCCTGACGACTTTATTTTTAAAGGGAAATATACAACAGGAGGAAAGTTACGAACAAAAGAGACTCCACGCTATACTCAGATCGGCAATGCTATTCCACCACTATTCGGTGAACAAGCTGGTTGCATTTTAGATAAAATCATAAATAACAGATTATGAATTTACATTTTATAACAAATGTCCAATTAAAAAATATCATCGGTAAAGATTTAATCAACAATGATAATATCGCTATATTAGAATTAGTTAAAAACGCTTTCGATGCAAACGCCAAAAGGACAGATATTTCTTTTGTAAATCTGAAAAATAATGATGATCTATCAATAGAAAAATATTCTTCTAGGACCTCCCGACTTATTATCCGGGATAATGGTGTTGGAATGGACATAAATGACATAAAAAACAAATGGCTTAACATTGCATACTCCGAGAAAAAGAAAAAGTCTTATCAGCATAATCGCATGATGGCTGGAGCAAAAGGAGTAGGACGGTTTTCTTGTGATAGGCTTGGAGAATTTCTAAACCTATATACCAAAAAAGAAGAATCATCAGAATTTATATTATTGCAATTAAACTGGCGTCAATTTGAAGTAGATGATGAAAAGAAAGAGATTCAAGATGTAGTCCTTGAATACGAAATACTTTCTACCACAGAATTAGAGATGAGAGGTATCAAACCTTTTAAACATGGAGTGGTGCTAGAAATTATTAAGTTAAGAAGTCAATGGGTTTACTGGGAACAGCCAAAGTGGAATACAGAAAAATTGGTTAATCTAAGAACATATTTAGAACGTCTGATTAATCCCAATCAGGCTTTTGAAAAAAATGACTTTGGAATATATCTTAATGCCCCTGAATTTGAGGAAGAAAATAAAAATGCAGAAGAAAAAGCTAAGTTTATAGGACGAATAGAAAACTCAGTATTTGAAAAATTAAATTTTAAGGCAACAAGCATTGAGTGTGAAGTTCAAGATAATGGAGCCACAACACTAACAACACTCAAAGACAAAGGAGAAACTATTTTTTGGATAAAAGAGAAAAATGAATTTTCTGATTTTATAAAAGACGCAAAATGCATAATATTCTATCTCAATCCCTATTCTAAAGCCTTTTTTACGAAACAAACAGGCATTAGGCCTGTCAATTACGGCTCAATATACTTGTTTTTAAATGGATTTAGAATACCACCATATGGTGAAGAAGGCGATGACTGGTTAGGATTAGAATTTAGGAAACAGCAGGGATATGCAAGATTTCTAGGCACTCGCGATATTGTGGGACGCATTGAAGTATTGGATCGTGACGATTATTTTAGAATAGTATCAAGCAGAGAAGGTCTTGTAGAGAATGAGTGTTACAAAAAACTAACTAATGGTTTTTTTAATAAGACATTGAAACGTCTTGAAAAATATGTCGTTGATGGATTAGCATGGGATAGTATTCCTAAAGATCTAAATATTAGCGATATCGAAAAAAAAATTATTTCAGGAGCTATTTCAGAAAATGATCTGCAATACAGAGAAGATGAAATTACAAAAAAACGACGCACATACTCATCTATTCATTCAATAATTGCAGCAAAAGCAACTGATGTTATTGAATTATATGTTAATGAAGAACTCATTCTGAATAAAATTCAAGAAGAAAAAATCAATTCAGAAAGAGAATTTGAACAACTACTTTCTGATTTTGAATCAAAAAAGATCGATGGTGATGCATTGAATAGAATTCTACAGAAAAAAGCCTTAGAAAACGAAGATTTACAAAGACAAATAAAAGAGCTTTCTAAATATTCTACTGTTGACGCTACAACAAAAGCTATCGCAGAATTACAATACTATAAAAGTATAGTAGAGAAACAGACTGCAACGATTTTAGAGCTTCAGAAAAGATTGAGAGAAATAGACGAACAACATAGGAGTGAAGTTTATAATTTACAACAGCATCTCTCATCTGCCATTGATGAAAAGTTTAAAGAAGCCCAGAAAAGAAAAGAGGCTGAAGAATATGCAGATAAAATAAAAATTGAAAAAGAAAAAGAAGTTCAGATTGAACGTCTTAAAGTTGAATTCTACAAAAAACAATCAACTCCTGAAACAGATGCATTAATACATCATGTCAAAAACAACAATAGTAAAATTAAACAAGAAATAAACAATCTAATGGCTAATTTAAATATGATGCCAATAGAGAAAACATATAAGAATAAACTATTAGAATCTTTATTCGTAATTTTACGACTATCCAATAAATCATTAAAGGCTACTGACCTAATTCTAGAGAGCGATCTTTCAGAAGCTGATATTCAGAAGATCAATCTTCCGTCTTTCATCTCGGGTTATCTTTCAACCATAGATACTAAACTAAAGGTTCATTATAAAACTAAAATTGAATATTTTATGGTTTTTGGAAGTAAACTAGATTTAGCATTAATCATAGATAACTTTTTAGATAATTCTGAAGCGTGGAAAGCTAAAAATATTTGGTTCTCCTGTTATCTGCAAAATGATAATATGATATTAAACATATATGATGATGGTGAAGGATTATCGCAAGAATTCAGCAATAACCCAAATGAGATATTTCAATTTAGAAAAACTGGAAAAAATAATGGAACTGGATTTGGATTATATTTAGTTCAAGAGTCATTAAGAAAAATGAACGCTACAATAATTGTGGATTCTCCAGTAAACAAAACAGGTATGAATTTTAAAATTATTTTCAAATAGATGGAACAAAAGCACTTAATAATAGTTGACGAACAATCTCAATCTGCGACATTGGATGCTATAAAAAATACACTTAAGAATGAAGGCATAGACCTTGTCTATAAAGAAATCAATCCTGCTAATTTTCAAAAACGAGTAGGCTATAACACTTCTTTTGATAAAATATCCTTTATTGAGGAACTACAGAATACTCCTTTTTTAAAAAAGTTGGATGCATTTGCTTCCGATTATAATCTTATCGAGAATGAATTAAACGGATTGGATGTAGTCAAAATTTTCGCAAAGAATGTACCTTCGTATCACAAGAAAATTCTTTTATATTCAGCAAAAATTGAAAATGTGATATCAGATATTCTACTAAAAAACAAAGACTTTGAAGAACAGAAAAAAACCTTAAAATTTTTATCCGAAACTCCTATTGAATATGCAAAAAACGACGAAAAGTTACAACAGAATTTAATCTCTCACATAAAAAAAGAAAAGGACTTTGATTTTGAAAGGGAACTATGTGATTGGTTAATGTCTAACGAGTTAATATATAAATTTCCACCATATGAAGGAATTCCATGCTGCAAGATCGGTGATATACTATTATCTAAAAACACATCAGACAGTATAAAACTCAAACGTGATCTATTGGAACAATTTATCGCTTATTTATCCACATTTAATGAAATACCCGATTATGTGTAAAGTATTTGCTATATATCCTACTGACAAAAAAGATTCCACTAAATTTCTAAATAAGATAAACACGTTTCTATGCAAAAATTTAGGAGCTGATTGGCATTGCTATAAAATAAAGTTCTCAGATGAAGACCATCAAAGATGTTTAAACTCAGCACAAAGTTCAGCAGCTAAGTTTATCATATTTATGGGCCATGGTCGAGGAGACAAATTATTAGGTTCTTTTAACAAAAAGGCAGAAGATTTCATTAGTAATGATGCACTAAGCGAGGAACTTTTTTATAAAAATGAGAAATTTATTCATGAACAAAATATTGACTTTTTTAAAAATAAAATATTATTCTGTTTCTCTTGTAACTCTAATGAAAACAAGTCGAAAAGTTTGAGTCGGATCGCAATTCAGAAGGGAGTAAAATCCTTTATAGGTTTTGGTGATATGCCAACAGATTATATAGCAGGAAGACCTTTTCCATTAAAAGCCATAGAAACATATAAATGCATTCTCACAAGAGTGATAAAAAACGGCCTATACATTGCTATAAAAAAAGAATACACGATTGACGAGTTTATAAGATTATTGAAAATTCTAGTGACAAAAGAAATGCAATCTATTCTTTTTACAAGTTCTAAATACAGACATAAAAAAGTTCTTTTACAAGAATTATATAAATTCAAAACGAATATCAAAGTTTATGGTAACCGATATGAAAGATTAGTTTAACACTGTGTCTTATTCACATTTCGACATTTACTCTTACACTATGAAATATCTTTATTCGGGCTTTCCATATTTCATATATCCTTCAGCCACAATAGGCAAACTAGCTCCCTCAACATCGTAAATTCTAAACGGTTTCTGCTTAAAACGTTCCAAATAAGAATGATTAATCCAATACTCCACCTCCAAAAGCGTTTTCTCTCGAACCGCAGATTTCAGTTGGCATTCCCACACGGTCATGACTTTCCAACCCATTTTTTTTAAAGCTTCTTTATTATGTTCATCACGCTGCTTGTTCCGTTCTATTTTCTTCCTCCAAAAATCAACATTAGAATGGGGAATATGCCCATCAACTTCATGACCATGCCAAAAACATCCATGAATAAATATCACAATACCATATTTACGCAACACAATATCAGGCGTGCCCGGCAACCCCTTTACGTTTTTACGGTAACGGTAGCCACGAGAATATAAGTAACGACGAACGATCCATTCAGGTTTCGTATCCTTACTTCTGATTTTTGCCATAACGTCGGAACGTTTCTTTTTATCCCAGATATCCATTATATCCCCTTGTTTACAAGTACAAATATAACTATTTTGTAAACATTCGGAGAGCTCTATCTTGCCAAAATAATTATTTTCTCTTATTTTGTAAATTTCCTATCTTTCTTGGAAAGACTTGCAAAAGCTCCAGAGACAACCTTAGAATTTTTAATTTTTTTTTAGTTTTTCAGTTGTAAAGTAAAATCTCTCCCAATTCCTTACTATAGTCCTCTCATAAGCCTCGAAGAAAATAAAGAAGAAACCTTCTAAAAAGGTCCTGCTTATTTGTTCTACTACCTTTACTTTTTAAATTGGGGTAACTTTTTTATATTCGCTCTTTTTCCAACAGCCTGTTGGAAGATTCCTTTCTTTCCTTCGTATATATTACAAACCTAATATCCGTAGGAAAAAATAAAGAAAAACGGTCGGATGCATTTTAACAGAACACAGCTAACCATTTATCAAAATGAAGCATACATTACAACTGTCTCAAATCAAACGCATAACTATAATCAATCAAGCTATGCTGTTTTTCATTTTGACGCCACGCTTCTTCAGCATGACTCATTTCTGAAATTTCATTAGCCTTACTCTTCTCAAAATGAGCTAATACACATTGTAAAACCTCTAATTCTTCAACTGTAAATAAAGACTGTTCAAATTGCTCAACAGTTGTAATCATACTTCCAGAATAACCATTTCCCAAATTTATAATTTC includes:
- a CDS encoding very short patch repair endonuclease codes for the protein MDIWDKKKRSDVMAKIRSKDTKPEWIVRRYLYSRGYRYRKNVKGLPGTPDIVLRKYGIVIFIHGCFWHGHEVDGHIPHSNVDFWRKKIERNKQRDEHNKEALKKMGWKVMTVWECQLKSAVREKTLLEVEYWINHSYLERFKQKPFRIYDVEGASLPIVAEGYMKYGKPE
- a CDS encoding DNA cytosine methyltransferase; translation: MGNSIHPVVIDLFSGCGGLSLGLHKAGWRGLFAVEKCTDAFETLKYNLIDNKTDPHFQWPKWLPIKNWEIDTLLENYSFQLSNLRNKIDLVAGGPPCQGFSMAGRRKEDDVRNHLVHSYIKFIELVHPKMLFFENVKGFTQEFKKNKEKGIAYSHLVVEELEKLGYRTASQLVNFGDYGVPQKRTRFILVGLSESFFGASAKCKAELFFTQLQNARFDFLKAKGLRTGTTLSEAISDLLMSKGIVIDNEYTHFRFGKYNSIPLTAYQKFMRSNVNIKGPHPDSHRFANHNNNIIQRFQLLLDLTKKRRCSNIDNEIKRHFHINKHTIIPLDGNQKAPTITTLPDDYIHYCEPRILTVREYARIQSFPDDFIFKGKYTTGGKLRTKETPRYTQIGNAIPPLFGEQAGCILDKIINNRL
- a CDS encoding sensor histidine kinase, producing the protein MNLHFITNVQLKNIIGKDLINNDNIAILELVKNAFDANAKRTDISFVNLKNNDDLSIEKYSSRTSRLIIRDNGVGMDINDIKNKWLNIAYSEKKKKSYQHNRMMAGAKGVGRFSCDRLGEFLNLYTKKEESSEFILLQLNWRQFEVDDEKKEIQDVVLEYEILSTTELEMRGIKPFKHGVVLEIIKLRSQWVYWEQPKWNTEKLVNLRTYLERLINPNQAFEKNDFGIYLNAPEFEEENKNAEEKAKFIGRIENSVFEKLNFKATSIECEVQDNGATTLTTLKDKGETIFWIKEKNEFSDFIKDAKCIIFYLNPYSKAFFTKQTGIRPVNYGSIYLFLNGFRIPPYGEEGDDWLGLEFRKQQGYARFLGTRDIVGRIEVLDRDDYFRIVSSREGLVENECYKKLTNGFFNKTLKRLEKYVVDGLAWDSIPKDLNISDIEKKIISGAISENDLQYREDEITKKRRTYSSIHSIIAAKATDVIELYVNEELILNKIQEEKINSEREFEQLLSDFESKKIDGDALNRILQKKALENEDLQRQIKELSKYSTVDATTKAIAELQYYKSIVEKQTATILELQKRLREIDEQHRSEVYNLQQHLSSAIDEKFKEAQKRKEAEEYADKIKIEKEKEVQIERLKVEFYKKQSTPETDALIHHVKNNNSKIKQEINNLMANLNMMPIEKTYKNKLLESLFVILRLSNKSLKATDLILESDLSEADIQKINLPSFISGYLSTIDTKLKVHYKTKIEYFMVFGSKLDLALIIDNFLDNSEAWKAKNIWFSCYLQNDNMILNIYDDGEGLSQEFSNNPNEIFQFRKTGKNNGTGFGLYLVQESLRKMNATIIVDSPVNKTGMNFKIIFK